The sequence gaggtataactggcATATAAAACACTGTAGTTCTTTTGAAATTACAATTTGAAAAGTTTTGacttaaagggcacctgggtggttcagtcaggtaagcatctgcctttggctcaggtcacgattctaggtcctaggatcaagtcccacacctggctctctgatcagcagggagtctgattttgcctctacctcttcctctcccctccactcgtgctctctttctctctcaaataaataaaaatcttaacaaaaagaaaagttttttcagatatataataaTGAGCCATCATCACattcaagataatgaacataaatGTCACTCCCCAAAAGTTCCCTGACCCTCCTCGCCTTCATCCCCATTCCCATACACCATTGACCTGCCTTTTATTGCTCTAAATTAGTTTGCCATTTGgaacttcataaaaatggaatcatgtgaCCTGtactttttctgtcttcttctttcacttggcataactACACTGGAGTCATCCATGTCACATTGTCTATGGacagttccttcctttttattgcttagtGGTAGTATTCCACTGTCTGGGTATGTCcaatctgtttattcatttacttgttaACAGACACTGGAAGTGTTTCCACATGAGGACTATCTCAAATTCAGCCGCTATTAACATTTGTGTGCAAGCCCTTGTATTAACAGATACCTTGATttctcctgggtatttacccaagagaggACCATTGGCTGATCAGtatgtgtttgaatttttaaggaacttccacaGTGTTTTCCAGCGTGATTGGATCATTTCACATCCCCACCAGCTGTGTTTGGGGGTTTCTATTCTCCATGTTCTTGCTAATACTGGTTTTGATCaacctttttcattttagccattctaataggagTGTATAGAGAAATCCCAGTATGGTTTTAATGTGAATTTCCTAACAAATAATGATATTGAGTGTCTGGTCATGGGCTTATTTGTaatctctgtgtcttctctgctTAATTATTTTGCACATGTATTACTTGGGTTGTTTGCTATTTTGttactgagttttgagagttctttacatattctggctATATGACTATTGCCAAAtatatgctttataaatattttctcccagtcagtggcttctatttttttaatatacactgAAATCCTAATATCAAAACCTACCATTGAGAAACCAAACCCTAGATagtgacttattaaaaaaattaaaaacactgtgACACATCATCACCAAGAAGAAAgcaacattactttttaaaaaatcattgagtGGTAGGGTGACTAACTTGGCATTCAGATAATAATGAAGTTGCATTTGATTTTTATCATATGTTATACATTAGAGTGTGGTAATACGCACTTTGTAATCTATATTTTCCCAAGTTCACCTTGACATGAGCAAGAGGAGCTGGTACATTCAACAGTCAAAGGAACTTAGATTGGCCCCAATGCCAGATGGTATGCCACTACTTATCCAAACTATTTGtacaaaaatgttttacttgTATAAACTGTCAACCAAGAAGGAAGTACAATTTCTAGGAAGAAGCAAGTGGGTAATAACAAATTCCTCTGTGAGACCTAAGAACTAAAATTTGCTGAAAAGTGGTAATAGGTCATCCAAATGAAGAGAGATCTATTAATCTACAGAGTGTTAATACTAGGATTTATTGGTCAACTATAAAGTAAAGCACACATATctgctagtgtgtgtgtgtgtgtgtgtgtgtgtgtgtgtgaaattgcATAATGAAAACATAGGGAGGACAGTATTTGTAGGAgattcctataaaaaaaaatctgtctttgaTTGATATCGTGGATCCAAGATGCATTCGTGTGGTAAAGAATGTTATGACGGTGTCTCATGGATCAGAGTGAACAGGATCTATATCTTGCAGCACTAAGTCTTCATAAGTTTGAGGTTGAGTCAATAAGTCTTGATAAGGATCTTCAGAATGTGTTCTGATCAAGCAACTCAGTGCAGAAACCTAGAAATATGACATCATAACATCTACAattatttcatctaaattttcagtgatttttgtCTGATCATGTCAGCTTCTCTCTGCAATGCTCTATGTAGCTCCCTGATTCTCAGCTAGTGGTGCTCTTAcatgcaccccctccccccaccatgcaCCTCCAGGGAGATTTagcaatgtctgaagacattttggttgtcaGAATGAGGGGTGGGGTAAATTGTTGATATCTAGTGGATAGTTGCTAATAAACATCCTACCAGGCACAGATCATACCCTGCACAACaattaattattcaaattattcattataaaatgtcattaTGTCAATAGTGTTGAAGCTGAGACACCCTGGCCAACCAATGTTTTCGTGACAGCCTAAGGAGAGAGAAGGCAATTCCAGCCATGTCTGGAACCACTCTAAAAAACTTCTTTTGGTGATCTTTTTAGACATTTATGTACCAACAATCCATGCCAGCATCACCAGGCATTTGAGGAGTAAGAAAAAGGGTcattccataaaaaataaaatgttatccatgaacccctgggtggctcagtcagttaagtgtctgcctttggctcaggtcatggtcccggggccctgggatggagccccacctcaggctccctgctcagtggggagtctccctctgctgctcccccactcatgctctccctcaaataagtaaataaaatctttaaaaaaatgctatccATGAACACAGTGAGGTATGTCCCTCTCTTTTGTCCTACAGACATGCAAACAGAAATATCAGTATGATAAATTTGGGGTGTAGTGAGGCCAACTATTTATGATGGCTTCACAGAATCTATATAGTATGTGGCTCTGTGGGAGACTACATAAACACACgagtatgcatgtgtgcatgtcaGGGTGTATATGACTGATGGGATGACATGGACAATTATGAGGTGCAGAAGTAATATTGAAATTACAGTTATGTGTTCCTAAAACTATTGTATCTCTTATTTGATTGCTACTTTTCTCATTAAGTGTTTACTTTATCCATCACGACTTTCACTAGTTGAAGACATGGCTAAGGACACTGTTTCCTTACCTCACAACACACTAAATACATgttcagtatattttattttatttttttaaagattttatttatttattcatgagagacacagagacagagagagagaggcagagacgcaggcagagggagaagcaggctccatgcagggagcccgacgcagagctcgatcccaggactccagggtcacgccctgggcccaaggcaggtgctaaactgctgagccccccagggatcccgtgtttaGGATAttctagatgaatggataagaaattGAATGTGTAATGGAATTAGGGAAACTGACTGTGTAACTCACTAGGAATGAAATATATCTACAAAGGAATAGGTGGAGACAGAATGGCTGGTGAGTGTAACACAGGGCCCCTGTCCTCTAAACCCACCCGCTCCCACACCTTCCCATTAAGAGAGTTTGGGGGCTGTTTCGTTGTGGTGGTTTTGCCATCTCTCTCTTCAAACAGAGATTGGAATGGACAATTAGCCTAGGATTCTCTGAGATGCTTCAAATGCTTCCCCACCTTCCCAGTAAAACAAGGCTACTCACCAGGCTCATCTCACTGCCATTCATGGTGTAAGTGAGCCCACAGagtgagaaggaaatgaagatcTGCGCACAAGTCACTATCATTTGAAGGATCACAATACTCTATGGAAGAGAAGAAGAGCAAGAGTTTATATTTCCCCAACCAGCTTCAGCCTGTGAGTGACATTCCCATCCTGGCTGCCCAGGGACAAGGGCTGGCGGATATTTCGCAGAACGATGCACTTCCTACCCAAGGTCTGCACATTCTGTTCAGACAGAAGATTGCATCTGACCCAAGCCCTGCTTCCCTGAGCTCCCATATGTAAACTCCTACAGAAACAAATATGAATTATGGGAATTCTAAGAGGCGAGGCTCTGCAGAAGAACTCCCTTCACATGCTAGAGTTAGTTACTCCTGCTACCATTTTGTCACACGTCGTAGACAAACACTGACTGAACACaccaggatctctctctctctctctcacacacacacaccacacgcgtacacatacatacacagacatCAAGTGATTCAACTTTACTCACAGAAAGGATGGGTTTACCAAAATTATTGAtcttttaaattaacattaaaagGACACAGACCAGCTCCCaaattttgtatgattttgattataatttacatttttaatttaactcaTTTGAACCCACAAGCTGATTCTCAACTCATGTTCCAGATCAAGTTTCTCTTCTTTGGGCAGACTGTTCATAGATCAGTGTatccagaaaagagagagaatttaaaatgataagaGTATGTGTTTTTCGAGCAACATGCACACCTAATTCTGCAGATCTAAAACcaggggtttgttttgttttgtttttaacaaaattcaTGAtgacatttgtttgtttctcttttcccctattTTCAACATTTAGCAACTTCATAGTAGGCTTCAGGCCCTGGGAACTAATGTAACTGAAAACAAGCATCGCATAcgaaaatactcaacaaaatagtACTTACGGTTATAAAAGATTTAACCAATGAACACTCACGTAACTCTGAGCATTCAAATAAGAATACATCAATTAGATTCACGAAGAGAAGAATTAGCCCAGTGCTTGAAAGTAGCGTGCTGATAATGTGAGCTCCCATACTGACTCCAATCTGCAAGAGAATAGTGCATGTAATAGAAATACTCAGGGCCGTTGGTATTTGCAGACACATCTTCTGTAGGGTGCTTGAGGCACACCTTGGCTCCCTGGGCTAGTGCAGGCCATCCGTCACAGGCAATTCCATTTCCTTCGTCACCGAAGCCATTTGCTGGCAATTCCGCTCCACCTCatgggagagaaggaaataacTGGTCCCCCCGAAATGAAAGTCCATGGACGGAGCCAACACGATGGGGATTATATTTGTTCCAATATCGCTTGCAGGGGGGATCTTTACTATGTCCACCTGAATTAGCAGCTCCCTGATACACACCCACAACATGTACCATCCCTCCCTTTCAGCCTTGCAAAACGGATCTCTTCAACCACTGCAACAGGATCTGCATGTAAAGACTTCCTTACTTTGATTCTTaccaggagatttttttaaaaaatgtttgtgaacATTGAGACAGTTGgatttttcctcttcaaaaagCTAAGCACATACTTTGCGTTCTAAAGACTTAATAGATTGTTGAAAAATAAGTTGCAAGATAGTCAACGAAATAGACTGAAATATCTAAATTCTGTGTTGCTTTGGCTTTGTGCACAGAGTCAGAGTCGACTGTTCTTATTAACTTGTTAATTGAGCAAAATGGAAAAGGATACTCACcagaaattttgtttgttttttcatacaTGAGATGGTCAAAGATCCAGATATGATGAACTGTTCATAAGATAGGGAAGACATTAGTGGGGAGCTGTTTCCCATCCGCATCAGCCACCTCCACCCTGGATGATCTAACCTGGACCCTCACCTCTCCCAGTCAATACACATATTCTGACAGAGTATTCCTAAAGAACAAATATCTGAATTGAACCCAGTTGAATCTATTTTGGGAAAATGGGAATATTGATGTGGAAAGAAGGGGAGGCAAGAGTTCGAGATGACATTAATTGTGACAAAGCTGGATGGGAAGAATGACCCTTCCCTACACACCCCCATCCTAATCTGTCCAAACATCCTAAAGGTTCATTTGCTTTCTAAAGTATCCCTGGACCATCTCAGTGAAGAATGATTCCTCCCTTCAGAGAAGGGAGCATGGGACTCAAgagcatttttaagttttgacaAGTACTTGTGATTGGTCCTGAGGCTACTTTTGTCACCTTCTCTCCTACAAATTCCCTACTTACTTGGCACAGCGCCTCTACTAAAGAGTCTCAgctattatctataaaatagagaggATAAactaattaaatgtattttccgttatttataatttctaaataacttCTTTGATTTCCAAAGTAGTTCCAACAGATATACTCACAGATGCTGCACCCCAGAATGGGTAGCCAATATAAAAGCAGAATAAGAGACCTCTGTGATTAGAgtgccagtaaaaaaaaatctcaatgatTCCAAACAAGAAGCATTTCAGGccaatcatgatctgagctaccTGGAGGAAGAAAACATACAAGACTGGGGTGAAGTAGAAACTCTACATTAGAGTCTTCTTTCCCTCAATTGCAAGATGACATATGAATCACACTTGATCTTTCCCATCTTGATTGGCTCTTAAAAATAATCCCTGGAAGAGTGAAATCCAAAGAAATTGTGTCGGTTTGCCAAGCTCTGTGATTGGACATTACCTCACGGGAATATTATTTTtgggaaaaacattccatttgaTGTCTGGGAGCTTGGAACACCTTCACACCAAAACATCTGACCTAAAGGTACTCCCAGATATattttcctctcttatttttcccctaaCCTTATGAACTGGCATAAAATAATTCATcccaaataaaattatagacCACTTACTTTTCCATACTCACCCCCAAATATCTACAGGACTAAAGATAGCTTACACCCAGGGAATGCAGATTCTTTTTAAGGAAATCGTGCAGCTTGCTGGGTCGATGCCGAGCAGAATCAGATGCATCTGCTTGTCCCACCTGCGTGCTTTGAATTTCATTTGTTGAAATGCCCTCCACAAACTCATCCATACCAACACTGCTCATTCTGCAAAAGACCACATGCAGTCAGAAGTCCTCGGTAAGCCCCATGACTCTCAGTGCACAAAATACTGCAAACGTTTCTGGGAGGCATTTCAAAGAAAGCAGCCTCGTGCTTCCTGGTACTGAGAGGATTTTATTTCAGAGGAAGACAAGACACTGGCAGATTGTGTGCACCTGTAAAGCGTGTTACTCTGGCTCTCAAGAAATCTATCTGAAGGGAGATGATAAGCAACCCTTAAGTGAGGCCTGGGAGGGTGGGTTCTGAGGTCCCGCAGGATGGAAGAGTGGAATATGGGGTTCTGGAGCAGAGTAGTGGGAGACAGGCAGGGACAGGTAAGTGGGTGCCCCTGGGGTGGGAGGTTTCGTTATCGCTTCCAGGAATCAAAGGAAGGGAGAGCATGTGTGCCAGTGgtgagggggcggggaggagggagggacaggatcttaagcaggttcctcgcccagcacag is a genomic window of Canis lupus familiaris isolate Mischka breed German Shepherd chromosome 21, alternate assembly UU_Cfam_GSD_1.0, whole genome shotgun sequence containing:
- the LOC102155967 gene encoding high affinity immunoglobulin epsilon receptor subunit beta-like: MSSVGMDEFVEGISTNEIQSTQVGQADASDSARHRPSKLHDFLKKNLHSLGVAQIMIGLKCFLFGIIEIFFYWHSNHRGLLFCFYIGYPFWGAASFIISGSLTISCMKKQTKFLIGVSMGAHIISTLLSSTGLILLFVNLIDVFLFECSELRECSLVKSFITSIVILQMIVTCAQIFISFSLCGLTYTMNGSEMSLVSALSCLIRTHSEDPYQDLLTQPQTYEDLVLQDIDPVHSDP